A genomic segment from Actinoplanes sichuanensis encodes:
- a CDS encoding ATP-binding cassette domain-containing protein, whose product MSLPQPPARAAEFGRDALIVCDNLVRIYQTGSIEVQALQGLDLLVNAGEMIAVVGASGSGKSTLLSILAGIDAPTAGRARVGDADLLAMSRSDRVRYRRHTVGFVRQQTASNLIPYLTSREVIEMPMVAARRPARERRARADELLAALDVGDCADRRPGQMSGGQQQRVAIAVAMANQPRVLFADEPTGELDTTTSAGVFEALRHVNREFGVTVVVVTHDPGVSGQVERTVAIRDGRTSSEVLRRTETSSNGDTHVIAEEYAVMDRAGRVQIPREYREALDLTRRVRLALEADHVTIHPDPS is encoded by the coding sequence GTGTCGTTGCCTCAACCGCCGGCGCGGGCCGCGGAGTTCGGGCGGGACGCGCTGATCGTCTGCGACAACCTGGTCCGCATCTACCAGACCGGGTCGATCGAGGTGCAGGCCCTGCAAGGGCTGGACCTGCTGGTCAACGCGGGCGAGATGATCGCCGTGGTGGGCGCCTCCGGGTCCGGCAAGTCGACCCTGCTGTCCATCCTGGCCGGCATCGACGCGCCGACCGCCGGCCGCGCCCGGGTCGGCGACGCGGATCTGCTCGCCATGTCCCGCAGCGACCGGGTCCGCTACCGGCGGCACACCGTCGGGTTCGTCCGACAGCAGACGGCGTCGAACCTGATCCCGTACCTCACCTCGCGCGAGGTGATCGAGATGCCGATGGTCGCCGCCCGCCGACCGGCCCGTGAGCGCCGCGCTCGCGCCGACGAGCTGCTCGCCGCCCTCGACGTCGGCGACTGCGCCGACCGGAGACCGGGCCAGATGTCCGGCGGTCAACAGCAACGGGTCGCGATCGCGGTGGCGATGGCCAACCAGCCGCGGGTGCTGTTCGCCGACGAACCGACCGGCGAACTCGACACCACCACGTCGGCCGGGGTGTTCGAGGCACTACGGCACGTCAATCGGGAGTTCGGGGTGACCGTCGTGGTCGTCACCCACGACCCCGGGGTCAGCGGCCAGGTCGAACGCACGGTCGCCATCCGGGACGGCCGGACCAGCAGTGAGGTGCTGCGCCGCACCGAGACGTCGTCGAACGGGGACACCCACGTGATCGCCGAGGAGTACGCGGTGATGGACCGGGCCGGGCGGGTGCAGATCCCCCGCGAGTACCGGGAGGCACTGGACCTGACCAGGCGGGTCCGGCTGGCGTTGGAGGCCGACCACGTGACGATCCACCCGGACCCGTCGTGA
- a CDS encoding ABC transporter ATP-binding protein, protein MTALVSVRDVHRRFGSGPATVHALRGVSFDVEAGTMVALVGRSGSGKTTLLNVVGGLDRPDEGSVVVDGAEVTALGEDGLSRLRRERVSYVFQTFGLIPVLSAAENVGAPLRLARTPTADREKRVALLLDLVGLADHADQRPGEMSGGQQQRVAIARALAASPRLLIADEPTGQLDAETGRSVMALLRAVVESEGVTALVSTHDPVMMALADRVIRISDGRVDA, encoded by the coding sequence GTGACGGCCCTGGTGTCGGTGCGTGACGTGCACCGGCGGTTCGGTAGCGGCCCGGCCACCGTGCACGCGCTGCGCGGCGTCTCCTTCGACGTCGAGGCGGGCACCATGGTCGCCCTCGTCGGACGGTCCGGCTCCGGCAAGACGACCCTGCTCAACGTGGTCGGCGGACTCGACCGGCCGGACGAGGGCTCGGTCGTCGTCGACGGCGCCGAGGTGACCGCCCTCGGCGAGGACGGGCTGTCCCGGCTGCGACGGGAGCGGGTGTCGTACGTATTCCAGACGTTCGGCCTGATCCCGGTGCTGTCCGCGGCCGAGAACGTGGGCGCGCCCCTGCGGCTGGCCCGCACCCCGACCGCCGACCGGGAGAAGCGGGTGGCGCTGCTGCTCGACCTGGTCGGGCTGGCCGATCACGCCGACCAGCGGCCCGGTGAGATGTCCGGCGGCCAGCAGCAGCGGGTCGCCATCGCCCGGGCCCTGGCCGCCTCACCACGACTGCTGATCGCCGACGAGCCGACCGGACAGCTCGACGCCGAGACCGGCCGGTCGGTGATGGCACTGCTGCGGGCGGTCGTCGAGTCGGAAGGGGTCACCGCACTGGTGTCCACCCACGACCCGGTGATGATGGCGCTGGCCGACCGGGTGATCCGGATCAGCGACGGCCGGGTCGACGCGTAG
- a CDS encoding DUF4037 domain-containing protein, whose product MLPDFMPGLQLCRIFYTEAVRPLLDEFYPGLEHAAARVGPGSEVLGFDTPRSVDHDWGPRLELFLRPEDLVRHGAELSALLTARLPKQVRGWPTNFEPADARVRVMTATDGLVAHRVHLTDVASWSVERLGFDARRDPETVDWLATPTQRLAETVGGAVFHDGIGELTALRERLRWYPDDVWRQVLAAQWVRISQEQAFVGRAAETGDDLGSRIVAARLARDVMRLTLLLARRFPPYSKWLGKAVTALPEAAGIVAALQAALAADDAEQRQAALCDAYEMAGVWQNRLGIADPVEATRRSYFDRPFPVIDAGRFAAALNAESPGIGAVDQFGDSTDLLENPGLTRRIMRAVTAP is encoded by the coding sequence GTGCTTCCCGACTTCATGCCCGGCCTTCAGCTGTGCCGGATCTTCTACACCGAGGCCGTACGCCCACTACTCGACGAGTTCTACCCGGGGCTGGAGCACGCCGCCGCCCGGGTCGGGCCGGGCTCGGAGGTGCTCGGGTTCGACACGCCACGCTCGGTGGATCACGACTGGGGGCCGCGGCTGGAGTTGTTCCTGCGGCCGGAGGACCTGGTCCGGCACGGTGCCGAACTGTCGGCGCTGCTCACCGCGCGACTACCGAAACAGGTGCGCGGGTGGCCGACGAATTTCGAACCGGCGGACGCCCGGGTGCGGGTGATGACCGCCACCGACGGTCTGGTCGCCCACCGCGTGCACCTCACCGACGTCGCGAGCTGGTCCGTCGAGCGCCTCGGGTTCGACGCCCGTCGCGACCCGGAGACCGTGGACTGGCTGGCCACACCCACACAGCGGCTCGCCGAGACGGTCGGCGGAGCGGTGTTCCACGACGGGATCGGCGAGCTCACAGCGCTGCGCGAGCGGCTGCGCTGGTATCCGGACGACGTGTGGCGTCAGGTGTTGGCCGCCCAGTGGGTACGGATCTCGCAGGAGCAGGCGTTCGTCGGGCGGGCCGCGGAAACCGGGGACGACCTGGGCAGCCGGATCGTCGCGGCCCGGCTGGCCCGGGACGTGATGCGGTTGACCCTGCTGTTGGCGAGACGCTTCCCGCCGTACAGCAAATGGTTGGGAAAGGCCGTGACCGCATTGCCGGAGGCGGCCGGAATCGTCGCCGCGCTGCAGGCCGCCCTGGCCGCCGATGATGCGGAGCAGCGTCAGGCGGCGCTCTGTGACGCGTACGAGATGGCCGGCGTCTGGCAGAACCGGCTCGGCATCGCCGATCCGGTCGAGGCGACCCGGCGATCGTATTTCGACCGCCCGTTCCCGGTGATCGACGCGGGCCGATTCGCGGCGGCGCTGAATGCGGAAAGCCCCGGAATCGGGGCCGTCGACCAGTTCGGCGACAGCACGGACCTCCTGGAGAATCCGGGCCTGACCCGGCGGATCATGCGAGCCGTGACCGCCCCGTAA
- a CDS encoding FtsX-like permease family protein, with translation MITPFEAGLHGASIRGRFRADAGPLALSALVVLLVSVLAGAVPGLMERTADAAVRDAVVRAGDSAEITVTARWEPDDTLTGRARAPRLAEDVDDLRLRALDEIGPELRTMLRPPVAAVTSPTLKVTDGSVLRTFRMAYLSGGAGPLVTWTAGTAPAAPADDTAQIEWFGPPWRVQVGVSETAANRFGVRPGALLKLADEKGNTKNVQVSGIFRPVDPADPAWAEAPWLLNPTAGADGIGTTRFGGLLTAGSLPDARLAFAPDELQRTVVFVPDPAVLTWEAARRVNATVVTLQARSASSSAVDTSSTWRTNLDSVLDDVTTQVETAGIQAAVLLAAILTGAVLVLLLAADLLVRRRSAALILARQRGASLPSLGLELLVESAFVAVLAAGAGCAVALLVTGGVATAWVAPVLVTAVVAVPAYGIVHAASATRDRRSPANRSARRWAQHTGALRRAAAEAAVVIAAIAGIIALNQRGVGSGLPVPAPTLAVLAGAILLVRLLPPITRLVLWQALRSRRPLAVFGAAQASATSGRALPVAALVTSAALATFALVTATTVDRGLAGGAQDSVGADVRVDLASTSSPFATSPSSAPSSPASSDAAETARRIAAAPGVTSVLTGHVTDTARIVADGKLAPARLVIVDSRAFTGTALTGGQALVRSATGALHEGSTVEILQQGRPAIRLTATGAAPAVGGATEVVIVDVAAGLTEPPNTIWVTGPGATEATAGLSTVSRSEVAKARRAAPLVSGLISLTWATAAFLLVAGLLAFALTAAASAPARWLTVSRLRTLGLTPRQGRLIAVGELLPVAFLAAVGGPALGILVAALSTGPLALRLLTGQVTDPTTVLPWPALAAVAVLFLLTAPLLIRVEAALRRRARLAEVLRVGAPT, from the coding sequence ATGATCACCCCCTTCGAAGCCGGTCTGCACGGGGCCTCGATCCGCGGTCGGTTCCGAGCCGACGCCGGGCCGCTGGCCCTGTCCGCGCTGGTGGTTCTGCTGGTCAGCGTGCTCGCCGGAGCGGTGCCGGGCCTGATGGAACGAACCGCCGACGCCGCCGTGCGCGACGCCGTCGTCCGGGCCGGCGACAGCGCCGAGATCACCGTCACCGCCCGCTGGGAACCCGACGACACCCTGACCGGCCGGGCCCGCGCGCCCCGCCTCGCCGAAGACGTCGACGACCTGCGGCTACGCGCCCTCGACGAGATCGGCCCGGAACTACGCACCATGCTGCGCCCGCCCGTCGCCGCCGTCACCAGCCCCACCCTGAAGGTCACCGACGGCAGCGTGCTGCGGACCTTCCGGATGGCCTACCTCTCCGGCGGCGCCGGACCGCTGGTCACCTGGACGGCCGGCACGGCGCCGGCGGCGCCCGCCGACGACACGGCCCAGATCGAATGGTTCGGGCCACCATGGCGGGTCCAGGTCGGCGTCTCCGAGACGGCGGCAAACCGGTTCGGGGTACGGCCGGGAGCACTCCTGAAACTCGCCGACGAGAAGGGCAACACGAAGAACGTACAGGTCAGCGGTATCTTCCGGCCCGTCGATCCGGCCGACCCGGCCTGGGCCGAAGCCCCGTGGCTACTCAACCCGACCGCCGGCGCCGACGGCATCGGAACGACCCGGTTCGGTGGCCTGCTGACCGCCGGCTCGCTGCCCGACGCCCGGCTCGCGTTCGCCCCGGACGAACTGCAGCGCACCGTGGTGTTCGTCCCCGACCCGGCCGTCCTGACCTGGGAGGCCGCCCGACGGGTCAACGCCACCGTGGTCACCCTCCAGGCCCGATCCGCGTCGTCGAGCGCCGTCGACACGTCGTCCACCTGGCGTACCAACCTCGACTCGGTCCTCGACGACGTCACCACCCAGGTCGAGACGGCCGGAATCCAGGCGGCCGTGCTGCTCGCCGCGATCCTGACCGGGGCCGTGCTGGTGCTGCTGCTCGCCGCCGACCTGCTGGTCCGGCGCCGGTCGGCGGCCCTGATACTGGCCCGGCAGCGGGGTGCCTCGCTCCCGTCACTCGGGCTGGAACTCCTCGTCGAGTCGGCGTTCGTGGCAGTCCTCGCGGCCGGGGCCGGATGTGCCGTCGCGCTGCTGGTCACCGGCGGTGTCGCCACGGCGTGGGTGGCGCCGGTCCTGGTCACCGCGGTCGTGGCCGTTCCGGCGTACGGCATCGTGCACGCCGCCTCGGCCACCAGAGACCGCAGGTCGCCCGCCAACCGGTCGGCCCGCCGGTGGGCGCAGCACACCGGCGCATTACGCCGGGCCGCCGCCGAAGCCGCCGTGGTGATCGCCGCGATCGCCGGAATCATCGCGCTCAACCAGCGCGGCGTCGGTTCCGGCCTGCCGGTGCCGGCCCCCACGCTCGCCGTCCTGGCCGGGGCGATCCTGCTGGTCCGCCTCCTGCCGCCGATCACCCGACTGGTGCTGTGGCAGGCGTTGCGGTCCCGCCGACCGCTCGCCGTGTTCGGTGCCGCGCAGGCGTCCGCCACGTCCGGCCGGGCCCTGCCGGTCGCCGCCCTCGTCACGTCGGCCGCGTTGGCGACGTTCGCGCTGGTCACCGCCACGACCGTGGACCGCGGCCTGGCAGGCGGCGCGCAGGATTCGGTGGGCGCGGACGTCCGGGTCGACCTGGCGTCCACCTCTTCCCCTTTCGCCACCTCGCCGTCCTCCGCCCCTTCTTCACCCGCCTCCTCCGACGCCGCCGAGACCGCCCGTCGGATCGCCGCCGCTCCCGGGGTGACCTCGGTCCTGACCGGGCACGTCACCGACACCGCGCGGATCGTCGCCGACGGCAAACTGGCTCCGGCCCGGCTGGTGATCGTGGACAGCCGCGCCTTCACCGGGACGGCGCTCACCGGCGGGCAGGCCCTGGTCCGTTCCGCGACCGGCGCCCTGCACGAGGGCAGCACGGTGGAGATTCTTCAACAGGGCAGACCGGCGATACGGCTGACCGCCACCGGTGCGGCACCGGCCGTCGGGGGCGCCACCGAGGTGGTGATCGTCGACGTCGCGGCGGGCCTGACCGAACCACCGAACACCATCTGGGTCACCGGCCCCGGCGCCACCGAGGCCACCGCCGGTCTGTCGACGGTCTCCCGTTCCGAGGTCGCGAAGGCACGACGAGCCGCACCCCTGGTCTCCGGCCTGATCAGCCTGACCTGGGCGACCGCGGCGTTCCTGCTGGTGGCGGGCCTGCTCGCGTTCGCGTTGACGGCGGCGGCGAGCGCACCGGCCCGCTGGCTGACGGTGAGCCGCCTCCGGACGCTGGGCCTCACCCCGCGTCAGGGCCGCCTGATCGCGGTCGGCGAACTGTTGCCGGTGGCTTTCCTCGCGGCTGTCGGCGGTCCGGCGCTCGGCATCCTGGTGGCCGCCCTGAGCACCGGCCCGTTGGCGCTACGCCTGCTCACCGGCCAGGTGACCGACCCGACAACGGTCCTACCGTGGCCGGCCCTGGCCGCCGTGGCAGTGTTGTTCCTGCTCACCGCCCCGCTACTGATCCGAGTCGAGGCAGCCCTACGCCGCCGCGCCCGACTGGCCGAGGTCCTCCGGGTAGGCGCCCCCACCTGA
- a CDS encoding FtsX-like permease family protein: MRTLILRRARAQWPLLAAVLAVVTVGATLLGVCALLVTRTSDRALEVAAARAVPASTEVTAYTVTIAPGDVASVDRDTRSVLREALAPFGGEPVGRMSTAMRPVAIGSAGAQGLAYLSGVENLTDRASLVTGRWPRPGAGETVLLERTAKALGVRPGSRVRLGVELIRDPAPELTVTVVGVVRPQAGGGWERDPLEGAGYVADYRDGSALRTAQAFGPFLMDYRDLLAGGSTMSRLEVTVRPDLSVSSPRDLDRLSQGVREADRRLSAVLGERVQIERIASRLPSTLAATERQQRVTSSAVLAVAVLGAVLTAAALRLAGRLTADVRAAETALLSAAGTSRVQLTGLAVAESALLAGLAVAVALPLSSLAHAALTHLPPLTDAGLATEPVVSGPQLLAVMIGAALLFLPTPARSGLARSGADVALVALAVGAWFSARSGGADARIDLVRVLVPALLLAGGCVIALRLAPPALRAADRWASRAPGLALPLAMSEAARRPRAVAAGLLVTLGCAAATFAVAFDATWHRSQLDQANLAVGSDLVLTLGAPAVAGQGAEVSLATGGQARPAVNRGVAIGQWIGGGDEPPRLVAVRGAGTTPGIALPAGAALTVTGQATGPDPLSVTPQLVLEDSSGLRTACTAPAIRLDGRPHRLPDCVPIDGMRLIAVMLPVTADEFAYDSVRTSDITVDLSVPGGDGWTAASAEPYSGQLRSPTVTTNGSSLRFTADVALGGPPDAARRLVATAFPDPGPVPVTVSAMLASQLSVAPGDQLDILVGLATVPVRIDKVTESVPAAPGAPAIAADLDTVSRALLARGEPQFPIDAWWVTGATDASAAEGLHLGDIRTRTGEAARLTTGPVPAALPGALRLLVPAAVLLLLAGLVLHVTCDLQARAVEVARLRGLGMTRRDIRTTLLGQHTVVLLPMLIAGTAVGAAATWLVSPLLVRAETGGVPVPAVAPTWPWPAEAALLALLFAATALAVTAVVVIQSRRADAAHLRVAS, from the coding sequence GTGCGGACCCTCATCCTCCGGCGGGCCCGCGCCCAGTGGCCGCTGCTGGCCGCGGTGCTGGCGGTCGTCACGGTCGGGGCGACCCTGCTCGGCGTGTGCGCGCTGCTGGTCACCCGTACCTCCGATCGGGCCCTCGAAGTCGCCGCCGCCCGGGCCGTTCCGGCCTCGACCGAGGTCACCGCCTACACCGTGACCATCGCGCCGGGCGACGTGGCGTCGGTCGACCGGGACACCCGCTCGGTGCTGCGGGAGGCGTTGGCACCGTTCGGCGGTGAACCGGTGGGGCGGATGTCGACGGCGATGCGGCCCGTTGCGATCGGGTCGGCGGGGGCGCAGGGTCTGGCGTACCTCTCCGGGGTGGAGAACCTGACGGATCGCGCGAGTCTGGTGACCGGTCGATGGCCGCGCCCCGGCGCGGGCGAGACGGTGCTGCTGGAACGCACCGCGAAGGCGCTCGGCGTGCGACCCGGCAGCCGGGTGCGACTCGGTGTGGAACTGATCCGTGACCCGGCGCCCGAACTGACCGTGACCGTGGTCGGCGTGGTCCGGCCGCAGGCCGGCGGCGGCTGGGAACGCGACCCGCTGGAAGGCGCCGGCTACGTGGCCGACTACCGGGACGGTTCGGCGCTGCGTACCGCGCAGGCGTTCGGGCCGTTCCTGATGGACTACCGGGACCTGCTGGCCGGCGGCTCGACGATGAGCCGCCTGGAGGTCACCGTCCGGCCCGACCTGTCCGTGTCCAGCCCTCGTGACCTGGACCGGCTCAGCCAGGGGGTACGCGAAGCCGACCGGCGGCTGTCGGCGGTGCTCGGCGAACGGGTGCAGATCGAGCGGATCGCGTCCCGGCTGCCGTCGACGCTGGCCGCCACCGAACGCCAGCAGCGGGTGACGTCGTCGGCCGTGCTGGCCGTCGCCGTGCTCGGCGCGGTGCTCACCGCGGCCGCGCTGCGCCTGGCCGGCCGACTGACCGCGGACGTCCGGGCGGCCGAGACGGCGCTGCTGTCCGCCGCCGGGACCAGCCGCGTCCAGCTGACCGGGCTCGCGGTCGCCGAATCCGCGCTGCTCGCCGGGCTGGCGGTGGCCGTCGCGCTACCACTGTCGTCGCTGGCGCACGCCGCTCTCACCCACCTGCCACCGCTCACCGACGCCGGTCTGGCCACCGAGCCGGTGGTGAGCGGGCCACAGCTGCTCGCCGTGATGATCGGCGCCGCGCTGCTGTTCCTGCCGACACCGGCCCGGTCCGGCCTGGCCCGCTCCGGCGCCGACGTGGCACTGGTCGCGCTGGCCGTGGGCGCCTGGTTCTCGGCCCGGTCCGGTGGCGCCGACGCCCGGATCGACCTGGTCCGGGTGCTGGTCCCGGCCCTGCTGCTGGCCGGCGGCTGCGTGATCGCACTGCGCCTGGCCCCACCCGCCCTGCGGGCCGCCGACCGGTGGGCGAGCCGCGCGCCCGGGCTGGCCCTGCCGCTGGCGATGTCCGAAGCCGCACGTCGGCCGCGGGCCGTCGCCGCCGGGCTGCTCGTCACCCTGGGCTGCGCGGCGGCGACGTTCGCGGTGGCGTTCGACGCGACCTGGCACCGGTCCCAGCTCGACCAGGCGAACCTCGCCGTCGGCTCCGACCTGGTGCTGACCCTGGGCGCGCCGGCGGTCGCCGGGCAGGGCGCCGAGGTGTCCCTGGCGACCGGCGGCCAGGCTCGGCCGGCGGTGAACCGGGGCGTCGCGATCGGGCAGTGGATCGGTGGCGGCGACGAACCGCCACGCCTGGTCGCGGTCCGCGGGGCGGGCACCACACCCGGCATCGCACTCCCGGCGGGTGCCGCGCTCACCGTCACCGGGCAGGCGACCGGCCCGGACCCGCTGTCGGTGACCCCACAGCTCGTCCTCGAGGACTCCAGCGGCCTGCGGACCGCGTGCACCGCACCGGCGATCCGGCTCGACGGGCGCCCGCACCGGCTGCCGGACTGCGTTCCGATCGACGGGATGCGGCTGATCGCCGTGATGCTGCCGGTCACCGCCGACGAGTTCGCCTACGACAGCGTCCGGACCAGCGACATCACCGTCGACCTGTCGGTACCGGGCGGCGACGGCTGGACCGCGGCGTCCGCCGAGCCGTACTCCGGGCAGCTGCGGTCACCGACGGTCACCACCAACGGCTCGTCGCTCCGCTTCACCGCCGACGTCGCCCTCGGCGGTCCACCCGACGCGGCCCGGCGGCTGGTGGCGACCGCGTTCCCCGACCCCGGACCGGTGCCGGTCACCGTCTCCGCGATGCTCGCTTCCCAACTGTCGGTCGCCCCGGGCGACCAGCTCGACATCCTGGTCGGGTTGGCCACCGTTCCGGTGCGGATCGATAAGGTCACCGAATCGGTCCCGGCCGCGCCCGGCGCTCCCGCGATCGCCGCCGACCTCGACACCGTCTCCCGCGCCCTGCTGGCCCGCGGCGAACCCCAATTCCCCATCGACGCCTGGTGGGTCACCGGGGCCACCGACGCCTCGGCCGCCGAGGGACTCCATCTCGGAGACATCCGCACCCGTACGGGCGAAGCCGCGCGACTGACCACCGGACCGGTCCCGGCCGCCCTGCCCGGAGCACTGCGCCTGCTGGTACCGGCCGCGGTGTTGCTGCTGCTGGCCGGACTGGTCCTGCACGTCACCTGCGACCTGCAGGCCCGCGCGGTGGAGGTGGCCCGGCTCCGCGGCCTGGGGATGACCCGCCGCGACATCCGGACCACCCTGCTCGGCCAGCACACCGTCGTCCTGCTGCCGATGCTCATCGCCGGGACGGCCGTCGGCGCCGCCGCGACCTGGCTGGTCAGCCCCCTGCTGGTACGCGCCGAGACCGGCGGTGTGCCGGTTCCGGCGGTCGCCCCGACCTGGCCGTGGCCCGCCGAGGCGGCCCTGCTGGCGCTGCTGTTCGCGGCCACGGCGCTGGCCGTCACCGCGGTCGTGGTGATCCAGTCCCGCCGTGCCGACGCCGCCCACCTGAGGGTCGCCTCATGA
- a CDS encoding GNAT family N-acetyltransferase encodes MTITVGEVPEKGRFEARDDDGELAGVLTYQVTGPIIVYTHTEIDSRFEGRDVASLLARAAMDDARGRNRTVVPMCPLLGEWLEKHPEYDKSVARSTRRIK; translated from the coding sequence GTGACGATCACGGTGGGCGAAGTCCCGGAAAAGGGACGGTTCGAGGCTCGAGATGACGACGGTGAGCTGGCCGGTGTGCTCACCTATCAGGTGACCGGGCCGATCATCGTCTATACGCACACCGAGATCGACTCGCGGTTCGAGGGGCGTGACGTCGCGTCGCTGTTGGCTCGCGCCGCCATGGACGACGCCCGCGGCCGCAACCGGACCGTGGTGCCGATGTGCCCACTGCTCGGCGAGTGGCTGGAGAAGCACCCCGAGTACGACAAGTCGGTCGCCCGGTCCACCCGCCGGATCAAGTGA
- a CDS encoding cyclase family protein gives MSILKALLSGVSGGSIEVVDLTAPLSAETPILQLPPPFANTIPFGLEEISRYDDRGPAWYWNDIHTGEHTGTHFDAPIHWVTGRDGDDVSQVPPRRLIASAAVIDVADRAAKDPDFLLEIEHIREWEAVHGPLPEGGWLLLRTGWDTRSGDQEAFLNANETGPHTPGVSVAAAKWLAEESPVIGLGVETVGTDAGAAHSFDPPFPCHSYLLGADKYGLTQLRNLDRLPPTGAVVIAPPLPIVGGSGSPVRVLALVEK, from the coding sequence ATGAGCATTCTGAAGGCCCTGTTGTCCGGTGTCAGCGGCGGATCGATCGAGGTCGTCGATCTGACCGCGCCGCTTTCGGCGGAAACGCCGATCCTGCAGCTGCCGCCGCCGTTCGCGAACACGATCCCGTTCGGCCTGGAGGAGATCAGCCGATACGACGACCGGGGCCCGGCCTGGTACTGGAACGACATCCACACCGGGGAGCACACCGGCACCCACTTCGACGCGCCGATCCACTGGGTGACCGGGCGTGACGGTGACGACGTGTCACAGGTGCCACCCCGGCGGCTGATCGCATCGGCCGCGGTGATCGACGTCGCCGACCGGGCCGCGAAGGACCCCGACTTCCTCCTCGAGATCGAGCACATCCGGGAGTGGGAGGCCGTGCACGGGCCACTGCCGGAGGGCGGGTGGCTGCTGCTGCGGACCGGCTGGGACACCAGGTCGGGCGACCAGGAGGCGTTCCTGAACGCGAACGAGACCGGCCCGCACACCCCGGGTGTGTCGGTGGCGGCCGCGAAGTGGCTGGCCGAGGAGTCACCGGTGATCGGCCTCGGCGTGGAGACGGTCGGCACCGACGCCGGTGCCGCGCACTCGTTCGATCCGCCGTTCCCGTGCCACTCGTACCTGCTGGGGGCCGACAAGTACGGGCTGACGCAACTGCGCAACCTGGACCGGCTGCCGCCGACCGGTGCCGTGGTGATCGCTCCCCCGCTGCCGATCGTCGGCGGGTCGGGCAGCCCGGTCCGTGTCCTGGCCCTCGTGGAGAAGTGA
- a CDS encoding GNAT family N-acetyltransferase encodes MPGSSITAVVRPAVAADAAAITRICSTAYRNAYRDLLPEGYINRSVAEFYSEARIARDIAPALPDWFGYQVVEEDGRVLGAAGGGMTDPATGELSLIYLESDERGRGLGTLLLDRVTEQIRAAGGTEMWVSVFLGDSGGIGFYRARGFQPMDTVRATLSREDDHIRSLRMRRLTDGAVKR; translated from the coding sequence GTGCCTGGATCATCAATCACCGCCGTCGTCCGTCCCGCCGTCGCCGCCGACGCGGCCGCCATCACCCGGATCTGCTCCACGGCGTACCGCAACGCGTACCGCGACCTGCTGCCCGAGGGGTACATCAACCGCAGCGTGGCCGAGTTCTACAGCGAGGCGCGGATCGCCCGGGACATCGCGCCGGCACTGCCGGACTGGTTCGGCTACCAGGTCGTCGAGGAGGACGGCCGGGTCCTCGGTGCGGCCGGCGGCGGCATGACCGACCCGGCGACGGGCGAGCTGTCGCTCATCTACCTGGAGTCCGACGAACGCGGCCGCGGCCTGGGCACACTGCTGCTGGACCGGGTGACCGAGCAGATCCGGGCGGCGGGCGGCACCGAGATGTGGGTGTCGGTGTTCCTCGGCGACTCCGGCGGCATCGGTTTCTACCGGGCGAGGGGCTTTCAACCCATGGATACGGTACGGGCGACGCTGTCCCGCGAGGACGACCACATCCGGAGCCTGCGCATGCGGCGGTTGACGGACGGTGCTGTGAAACGTTAG